A genomic window from Lotus japonicus ecotype B-129 chromosome 1, LjGifu_v1.2 includes:
- the LOC130729424 gene encoding uncharacterized protein LOC130729424 isoform X1 — MCGRGRCSLRADDIPRACHRTAAPSRALHLDRYNPSYNVSPGFNVPVVRREDASNGNGQDCVLHCMKWGLVPSFTNKTDKPDHYKMFNARSESIDEKASFRRLVPKNRCLVAFEGFYEWKKDGSRKQPYYIHFKDGRPLVFAALYDSWQNSEGEVLYTFTIVTTSSSSALQWLHDRMPVILGDKDSTDTWLSNPASNFKSVLKPYEESDLVWYPVSPAMGKASFDGPDCIKEIQIKAEGNTSISKFFSRKGAGDEDSKPEQKIPCHEFVKTEHTEDLSEGGKTEEGDKDLKSSSYSHSPNNTKFPIKRDYDALSADSKPAYGNNDQVSANPAMKKEKARIADDKQPTLFSYFGKR; from the exons ATGTGTGGGAGAGGACGTTGTTCTCTTCGAGCCGACGATATCCCAAGGGCTTGTCACCGCACCGCTGCGCCTTCTCGTGCTCTCCACTTGGACCG GTATAATCCGTCGTATAATGTTTCTCCGGGATTCAACGTGCCAGTGGTTCGTAGAGAAGATGCATCTAACGGTAACGGCCAAGACTGTGTTCTTCATTGCATGAAATGGGGTTTAGTCCCCAGTTTTACAAACAAAACTGACAAGCCTGATCACTACAAAATG TTTAATGCTCGATCTGAATCCATTGATGAAAAGGCTTCATTTCGTCGCTTGGTTCCTAAAAACAGGTGCCTGGTAGCATTTGAAGG ATTCTACGAGTGGAAAAAAGATGGTTCAAGGAAACAGCCTTACTATATTCACTTTAAAGATGGACGACCACTTGTCTTTGCTGCTCTTTATGACTCGTGGCAAAATTCTGAAG GTGAAGTACTATATACATTTACTATTGTTACGACCTCTTCCTCTTCAGCACTTCAGTGGCTTCATG ACAGGATGCCTGTTATTTTGGGTGACAAGGATTCAACTGATACCTGGCTAAGCAATCCTGCTTCCAATTTTAAGAGTGTGCTGAAGCCATATGAAGAATCAGATTTG gtCTGGTACCCAGTCTCACCTGCTATGGGCAAGGCATCATTTGATGGACCTGATTGCATAAAGGAG ATTCAAATAAAGGCTGAAGGGAACACTTCAATCTCTAAGTTCTTCTCAAGGAAAGGAGCTGGAGATGAAGACTCAAAGCCAGAGCAGAAAATACCATGTCATGAGTTTGTCAAGACCGAACATACAGAAGACCTGAGTGAAGGAGGTAAAACTGAAGAGGGAGACAAAGACTTAAAATCCAGTAGTTATTCGCATTCTCCAAATAATACTAAGTTCCCAATCAAGCGTGATTATGATGCTCTTTCTGCGGATTCAAAGCCAGCTTATGGAAATAATGATCAGGTGAGTGCAAACCCTgcaatgaaaaaggaaaaagcgAGGATTGCTGATGATAAACAACCAACCTTGTTTTCCTACTTTGGAAAAAGGTAA
- the LOC130729424 gene encoding abasic site processing protein YMR114C-like isoform X2 → MSHQRCVGEDVVLFEPTISQGLVTAPLRLLVLSTWTVVRREDASNGNGQDCVLHCMKWGLVPSFTNKTDKPDHYKMFNARSESIDEKASFRRLVPKNRCLVAFEGFYEWKKDGSRKQPYYIHFKDGRPLVFAALYDSWQNSEGEVLYTFTIVTTSSSSALQWLHDRMPVILGDKDSTDTWLSNPASNFKSVLKPYEESDLVWYPVSPAMGKASFDGPDCIKEIQIKAEGNTSISKFFSRKGAGDEDSKPEQKIPCHEFVKTEHTEDLSEGGKTEEGDKDLKSSSYSHSPNNTKFPIKRDYDALSADSKPAYGNNDQVSANPAMKKEKARIADDKQPTLFSYFGKR, encoded by the exons ATGAGTCATCAGAGATGTGTGGGAGAGGACGTTGTTCTCTTCGAGCCGACGATATCCCAAGGGCTTGTCACCGCACCGCTGCGCCTTCTCGTGCTCTCCACTTGGACCG TGGTTCGTAGAGAAGATGCATCTAACGGTAACGGCCAAGACTGTGTTCTTCATTGCATGAAATGGGGTTTAGTCCCCAGTTTTACAAACAAAACTGACAAGCCTGATCACTACAAAATG TTTAATGCTCGATCTGAATCCATTGATGAAAAGGCTTCATTTCGTCGCTTGGTTCCTAAAAACAGGTGCCTGGTAGCATTTGAAGG ATTCTACGAGTGGAAAAAAGATGGTTCAAGGAAACAGCCTTACTATATTCACTTTAAAGATGGACGACCACTTGTCTTTGCTGCTCTTTATGACTCGTGGCAAAATTCTGAAG GTGAAGTACTATATACATTTACTATTGTTACGACCTCTTCCTCTTCAGCACTTCAGTGGCTTCATG ACAGGATGCCTGTTATTTTGGGTGACAAGGATTCAACTGATACCTGGCTAAGCAATCCTGCTTCCAATTTTAAGAGTGTGCTGAAGCCATATGAAGAATCAGATTTG gtCTGGTACCCAGTCTCACCTGCTATGGGCAAGGCATCATTTGATGGACCTGATTGCATAAAGGAG ATTCAAATAAAGGCTGAAGGGAACACTTCAATCTCTAAGTTCTTCTCAAGGAAAGGAGCTGGAGATGAAGACTCAAAGCCAGAGCAGAAAATACCATGTCATGAGTTTGTCAAGACCGAACATACAGAAGACCTGAGTGAAGGAGGTAAAACTGAAGAGGGAGACAAAGACTTAAAATCCAGTAGTTATTCGCATTCTCCAAATAATACTAAGTTCCCAATCAAGCGTGATTATGATGCTCTTTCTGCGGATTCAAAGCCAGCTTATGGAAATAATGATCAGGTGAGTGCAAACCCTgcaatgaaaaaggaaaaagcgAGGATTGCTGATGATAAACAACCAACCTTGTTTTCCTACTTTGGAAAAAGGTAA
- the LOC130732465 gene encoding uncharacterized protein LOC130732465, with protein MASPQIKTFHLADSHSKNTSSSSQASNVQNMSIGREELLKALLIRKTIVAKGNAMETKPTKPFSDSKKSATISNNNQGGKELLKVVKKGTEKLSIKEIGKCKSGSSAHSKVCFCSPTTHEGSFRCRLHRVSAAKKSSTEKSNMRMCSKKGKGEFKPQLSRFGRVASVAEVGSHDNSLA; from the exons ATGGCGTCACCACAAATCAAAACCTTTCACCTTGCTGATTCTCACTCCAAgaacacttcttcttcttcgca AGCTAGCAATGTGCAGAACATGTCAATTGGAAGAGAAGAATTGTTGAAGGCACTGTTGATCAGAAAGACCATTGTTGCCAAGGGGAATGCAATGGAAACCAAGCCAACCAAGCCATTCAGTGACTCCAAGAAGAGTGCAACTATCTCTAATAACAATCAAGGAGGAAAGGAACTGCTGAAAGTTGTAAAAAAAGGGACTGAGAAGCTGAGCATTAAGGAAATTGGCAAGTGCAAATCAGGTTCCAGTGCACATTCTAAGGTGTGCTTTTGTTCACCAACCACTCATGAAGGCTCATTCAGGTGCCGTCTCCACCGCGTCAGTGCAGCGAAGAAATCATCCACTGAGAAGAGCAACATGAGGATGTGTTCTAAGAAAGGGAAAGGAGAGTTTAAGCCTCAGTTGTCAAGGTTTGGTAGAGTGGCCTCTGTTGCTGAAGTTGGATCACATGATAATAGCCTAGCCTAG
- the LOC130732466 gene encoding uncharacterized protein LOC130732466 isoform X2 translates to MEEYYYKRNHVPAFGSWDWNDNFPFTQCFESARQAGLVRHSYSQSEDRDLYVTGDLYEKKDVSSTMIVDPRRRAMDRDHHERETKKKNWVSDMDSEPPKLTPKPVDEDLYMISPEFHLAKVKKKRSVLCLFSSCLLPTCIA, encoded by the exons ATG GAGGAATACTACTACAAGAGGAACCATGTGCCAGCATTTGGGAGCTGGGATTGGAACGACAACTTCCCTTTCACACAGTGTTTTGAGTCAGCGAGGCAAGCTGGTTTGGTTCGTCACAGCTACTCTCAGTCTGAGGATCGTGACCTTTATGTTACAGGGGACTTGTATGAGAAGAAAGATGTCTCATCCACCATGATCGTTGATCCTCGCAGAAGG GCAATGGATCGTGACCATCATGAAAGGGAAACAAAAAAGAAGAATTGGGTCAGTGACATGGATAGTGAACCCCCAAAACTAACCCCAAAACCTGTTGATGAGGACTTGTACATGATCTCACCAGAGTTTCATTTGGCCAAGGTTAAAAAG AAGAGATCAGTGCTGTGCTTATTTTCTAGCTGCTTGTTACCAACATGTATTGCCTGA
- the LOC130732466 gene encoding uncharacterized protein LOC130732466 isoform X3: MVEEYYYKRNHVPAFGSWDWNDNFPFTQCFESARQAGLVRHSYSQSEDRDLYVTGDLYEKKDVSSTMIVDPRRRAMDRDHHERETKKKNWVSDMDSEPPKLTPKPVDEDLYMISPEFHLAKKRSVLCLFSSCLLPTCIA, translated from the exons ATGGTT GAGGAATACTACTACAAGAGGAACCATGTGCCAGCATTTGGGAGCTGGGATTGGAACGACAACTTCCCTTTCACACAGTGTTTTGAGTCAGCGAGGCAAGCTGGTTTGGTTCGTCACAGCTACTCTCAGTCTGAGGATCGTGACCTTTATGTTACAGGGGACTTGTATGAGAAGAAAGATGTCTCATCCACCATGATCGTTGATCCTCGCAGAAGG GCAATGGATCGTGACCATCATGAAAGGGAAACAAAAAAGAAGAATTGGGTCAGTGACATGGATAGTGAACCCCCAAAACTAACCCCAAAACCTGTTGATGAGGACTTGTACATGATCTCACCAGAGTTTCATTTGGCCAAG AAGAGATCAGTGCTGTGCTTATTTTCTAGCTGCTTGTTACCAACATGTATTGCCTGA
- the LOC130732466 gene encoding uncharacterized protein LOC130732466 isoform X1 has protein sequence MVEEYYYKRNHVPAFGSWDWNDNFPFTQCFESARQAGLVRHSYSQSEDRDLYVTGDLYEKKDVSSTMIVDPRRRAMDRDHHERETKKKNWVSDMDSEPPKLTPKPVDEDLYMISPEFHLAKVKKKRSVLCLFSSCLLPTCIA, from the exons ATGGTT GAGGAATACTACTACAAGAGGAACCATGTGCCAGCATTTGGGAGCTGGGATTGGAACGACAACTTCCCTTTCACACAGTGTTTTGAGTCAGCGAGGCAAGCTGGTTTGGTTCGTCACAGCTACTCTCAGTCTGAGGATCGTGACCTTTATGTTACAGGGGACTTGTATGAGAAGAAAGATGTCTCATCCACCATGATCGTTGATCCTCGCAGAAGG GCAATGGATCGTGACCATCATGAAAGGGAAACAAAAAAGAAGAATTGGGTCAGTGACATGGATAGTGAACCCCCAAAACTAACCCCAAAACCTGTTGATGAGGACTTGTACATGATCTCACCAGAGTTTCATTTGGCCAAGGTTAAAAAG AAGAGATCAGTGCTGTGCTTATTTTCTAGCTGCTTGTTACCAACATGTATTGCCTGA